The following is a genomic window from Episyrphus balteatus chromosome 1, idEpiBalt1.1, whole genome shotgun sequence.
tttaatgcctattttacctgtactattttaagtatttgtcaaaataaaattctgaaatttgaaggaaaaattCCGATCTCCTTCTATGTATCTCTGCTTTTGACCATCACCTATTATTTGTTCTGAGTAAAGTGATCACCACAACCCTACAAGTGCTCACACGCTGGAGACCGAGGTTTGATCCTACAGGTgcccaattttgtttttatttcttaataaatattaaatattctatattttttctTCCCAAGAAACCATATTTTACTCTACGAATTAAAATTTTCGTATTAGTTTAGATTTTAGAATATAATGTAGTTCGCTGTTgaggatttcaataaaaatagaaagTGAAAGTGACACCTAAATTGCTGTCACCCACAAACCATACCAAAAAGGTGATCGTCACTTTGATAATCACCTTTTATTGTGATGATCAACAATCACCTTAACCGATTCCACCCCAgttctttttaaacaattttatctATACAACTTTTCAACATCGTGGAGGTTATTATGTTAGGAGGTCGTCCAGTTACAATGATTGTTCTGTCTAACAGTTTAGGTAACAGATTAGCCGTCTTAATAGTTCGGAACAGTATTCTTACCAGATTTTCAACGAAAACAATCCCATTTTTTACCGTATTCCCATTCTTATTACTATAGGGTTCTTTTCTGTCATACAGAcaattaatatttatataatCTCAGTAATTAGTCTCGAtactcattaaaaacaaaatcaatccatttttaattttaatcttttcACAGAGACAACCAATCTCAAACTCATCGTTTAATTCAATGGATTAATCGTgatattgtttgtttgttgcgCAACACCGATCATGATGTTAATTCCGTTATGGAACAAATCAATACCTGGCTTTTGACCGTAAACATTCTATCGCCGGAATTCAGAAGGCGCCTACAACCATTCCTGGGCACAAAGACTGCTCATTTTATTCACGAGTTGAACAATTTCGCTCGCAGTCCATATGACATGATCGGCTACGATCGCGTCGTCCAATATTCTTCAAACAGTGCCGAAGAAATTGTTATAGAATTTTCTTCTACATCATCAGCTGGCTCAGATGTTGAGAGCGTCTACAATATACTATCAGATCCAGGCACTAGCAGACGCACTAGCTCACAACCAAATGCAACACAAGCCAACAGCGGTGGTGGTTTTAACTTGTACACGACATCAACAACAGCATCTTCACAGGCATCGGCTATCAATCTTTCCACACATAATCGCGGTGCAAGCGGTGAATCAAGCGAAGGAACGACCACAACATCAACTGTAGAGGTGATCAACGCTCCTACTTCAGAACGACCAGATAACATCGTATTATCATCAACCAGTAGTGATGAGTGTGAATTTGTCCTTGAACAAAAGCCACCACACTTGCGAACTCCAGAAATGGTAAGTTTGAATTCAAATTCCGACAGCGACGTGGTCTTCGTCCAGGAGACGAAAACCACTCCCATGCCATCAGGAATAGCAAAGTGGGCCTCTACAAATAGTACTCGAGTCCGTCGGGCACAACGTAGGCGAGCTAATCCTTCTTTGAATAACACTTCATTCAGTACTTCAAACTCTGATTCTGATGGATTTAACTATGCAGACACATGCCCTTCAACatccaaaaaaattaagctaGATGGAAGGGAAGAAAATGCAGCTGCAGAAACAAGTACTGGTGCTCCTGCAGATTTTAGTCCAGAAAATGACCCCATACCTAAAGTAAAAGAAGAGTTCAACCAAGGAGCATCCACATCAACTGGTTTGCAGAGTCGTTACCGTGGTGTACGACCAAATAATGTTCGTACACGTTACTATAGACCCGTAAATGATACAAGTGACAGTGATGATTTGGACGATAGTAGGTCATCGGCTTCAGACTCTGGTCTTACAACAGAGATATCCAATTCAGATTCAGACTCTGATACATCATGGTCGAAATCTCGACGCAAAAGCAACAAACAGTCACTCAAACGTTCCCGCCACCGAAAACTAAGCAAAACCACCGCCAGCAGTCGAAAATCTCGGCGGCAACTTCCTGCTCCATCAACAAAATCCAAACGCAACAAACGAACCAAAAGCAACAAAACCGTTCCCAACAACAAATCCACATCGTCAAAGAAAAAGAAGACAATCAAACGTTCACGAAGGAAATCCTCAAAAAGCAAATCAACGCGAACGAAAAGGCGAATTGTTTCACAAACTTCATCATCCGATGAAGATGAAGAACTTATAAAGATCAATGTAGACGCCCAGCCTTGGACAAGTACACTTTCATCTCCAATTTCAACTCCCCATCGCCAGAGTGAAAATGAACCCACTCAGTCGACATCGGCACAGCTAAGATCGGTGACATCATCACCAGCTTCTAATTCAACGACTACCAGTGATGCAAACGAAGCCGCAGGACCAGGACGTCCCAGTTCCAATGCAACCTTAGCTGCACCTGCTGATTCCTTTACTCCGAGTTCTCCAGATCTGCCGCTGGACGCAGATGATAATCCAAATGCTAAATTGCCCATATACTCCGATTCtgaataaaaagcaaaaagaaatcaaaagcAAAGCAGAAACCTCCAATATATGGAAAAGAAttacatttttctaaaatattgttttaagaaACCGGTTGTTTCTATCAGAATAGAaagcattaaaataattttgtaagtttgttcaaatatttttaatttaaattataaacataaaaaaaaacgttatgcTGTTCATACCGTGCTGTCAAGTTTATAAGAAATTTACAAACGTAAAGCATGGTTTAGAGAGAGAGAACTACATTGATGGTATCGAGTTATCAATATCAGTACtgcagtctataaaaaaaagtccaagTTACTCgataccattaaaaagttacTTAAACATGCTTTGCTATCTGATCAACTGGTCTTAAAGCTTGACAGTTAACTCTAAAATGTTTAGGTATGACAGAAATTGTAAGTAAGTGATGCGGACATTATTATGAAACAGTGAAAGCACTCAACTGATTTTAGGTATTTTTCCCCCCAAAAAAACTTCTGTAAGTATATTTCCATCCACTACAGAAGCTTTTATCTGCTTCCCATTAAAATAATACAAGCAAGTGGCTGTAAAGCAGactcaaaaaatattaagttcTGTCGTTAGCACGACTATAACGatcttattttataaatatattaaaataaattaagataAACCTCtagttgtaaaatttaaaaataattgtgttttatttattaaagaaaaaaaaattttgttccagAAAGATTTTAAAACGACTAAACAAAATCGATAGCAGGTTTTGATTTGGATTGACAGTTTGTAATTAGCACATATTGTATTCCTTACCTATCGTAGCATATCTTTAAAGTAGGGGAGCCTACCCAACAGTGAGACACTCTGAATAACTCCTAACAACTCCGAACAGATATGACGTAAAACGTTGCACCTTTTcccataaacaacaacaaaaattcttttgacaaatccaatttgtatttgttttccaGCAGGGGAAGTTCCGtttatacctatccaatcaaaattttacaagattaaatacattttcgcttaactcatttagttctgaccaatgagaaaaatgttaatctcttcgataattccatatcgttcctcgcaattgttgccaacccaaaaatcacatggcatagcttaacataactttagaattcgtaactctagtttttcgtaacttcggtttcgcgtaactttgacggccgtaactctgtcgcccgtaactctggtattcgtaacttcgtcggtttccccttATCTATagtaatgtcgttttccaaaattatgggagtgaatcactcctttttcgtgcaattttggaatttgttcacgaagaatttgacaagtggagggatttgacgtttgctttgcatgtgtttgtaatacgaaataatgaataaaataataacacaatcttttaaattcacttttagtgatttttcacaatactttattgaattttttttgtaaataaatataatttccttcacaaaaaaaaatttaaaacaaccacccaacaatttgacaagcagtccatgaagtcaaatgtagaagtattggtaaacactccgtcactccttcaaaattttgggagtgaagaattcactccaaaaatgcactccttttttcaattttggaatttgaaatcactccttttggagtgattatatagctaggagtgtcactccttgaattttggaaaatgacataaatattgaagcatgaatgatgtttttttctcctccaccgttgcttcttctttttttccattttttataatttaattctttgttttgttcgggttaattaattttcactaattatttttcatcaaaagaaactaaattacgggacatgagtagcgacaaccattataaacagaataaaaaagacaaactgtttatcatgggcgacgcgacggtgagctgccgtctgttaaaaataattttactccattgtatttttattttgcaataggaggtgtgttttttattaccaccggtcttaactggacaaaaaaaacgcctcggggcttaacctgaaatcttggcagcactgtatattgaatgttccgaaaacagcagacacaacaaaaatttagagttgtcatatttttcgcttttgtcattttcttgtatttttcatgtatgttttacaaagagatacaaaaaattatgctagcaaaactattttaatacattttgtccttccaaacgtgagttttcacgtttttaaacaaattctaaacaatttatgaaaaaattagtttggtagcacagatttaaaactcttcaaaaagttaagcccagagaaatctccgggctaaacaactaagcccaaggggctaaggtgttgttgtatttaacatgtaaattgcttagcccatactgcgttttttttgtccagttaagaccggttgtaataaaaaacacacctagggttagggtatagcaaaagtgcaagaccattgtaaaatctcaatccatatattttgttgttgtagtgttgtaagattttacacttttgcactttagcaatgatactagaccagttgcatcggatcgcgAATACCCCTCATATTTtggtaaaatttttcaatacaaattttgacagctcgtTTACCACTTTTACCACGTTTACAcggtaaaatatttcaaaagtaaaagtttaaattttctaCATATACCAAATTCAGATGGTAAACTTTACCATACAAAATGTCGGGGAATGTCTACCATACTTTAAAgtgtttccatacaaatttaaattttgacagctcatttaCCACGTTTACGCGATTTCAAGAATACCCCGAATATAAAGAAAATCAAATGTAAGATAAGGTgcctttatttaattttattggaatttttatACGACATAAGTTTATACTTCTGAATGCAAGAACAagtttttacttctttttaacaataacactggccaacaattttcaaatttttaaaattttccagaaagatttatattaaattttatagatttgggttcagtaagctcaaaaataatattggtttttttctagcagcttttgtttttgaaatgtttaaattttcattttgggAAAATATTCATGCCTAATATAGAAGAAACAGTgactcatggtataaaaagagaaggtatgatcattagaaaaaactcagtatcgagaactgtcaaaacttatggctacttaaggttttgacagcccagcccattgaaattgttgttgtaaacaaatttgtcttggaaattgttgttgcttttgactttgccaaatgccaaacgtcaaaaccttataaccccattttgtaagatggcggctctaatgatcataccttgtctttttataccatgacagTGACTCACtccccgggaatctactcgatccacaaccgaatcaaatttcaatcagTGAACTCAccgggatgaactgtattatcgatccacgaaaacacactaagtcagctattacatgaagcctcaagaggcgcgcctcttttcaaaactaatgagtgcaagagagaaagaagataaacaaaaaattatccgaccggagagtcgtgggccaaaattctgagactcttttttgacgtttctttttccactctttattttttcaacattcccttccatttctttttgcttcttggtggaatacaacaacaacaatacttaaattaaaggataaatgtcaaatttgagtctttgactcaagaggcatcgtgtaatagtacgcgcctcacagaatgattatcaaaagaaaattcgaaaaaagagtcaagcctcttgaggcttcatgtaatagccgACTAAACTGCTAACTGACATATGTCATTGTTGACACTTACGTagccaaatgtcattctatcacttccgcaTCGGTGgcttcggtaataggcatgattcatactaaagccttaactacattggctcaaaaagtacaaaagtgaaaattttcaaacgcacttttgtatgttttttcgggctagaaaattaaaacaaatgatacagaatgcttattttttcgtccaaaaatcaatttgtaaacttttttttacaaaaaaaattctgctagagagaaaaaaaatattttcacttttgtactttttcaaaaagtggtgtatgtagttaagccttaatttttaagtttttctttttttgagcgtttattacaattttcaacTCAATGTATTTGCAgtcagtaaacctaaaaatcacattcatttctattctaggagctctattttttttatattttagttttccacattttgggggtaatttcgtactaattttaaagttatgcttattttaactgtttgttaacattttccagaaattttatcgaacctaatgcatttgggttaatttagcctaaaaatcacactggaTGCTTTCTTGGAGCtctattttcttaaatattttaatttttggggtCATTtcatgctatttttttttttagattttattattacaagcgtttttaaagttttgttggaaaaatttgtttcgaatgtaatgtacattgacttaatatatatagACTGCTAGAAGCACtctcaggttggttccacttgtttcttcccGATACCAGCGCCTTAGACAAAggcggagaataagtgcaacatttttgacacttCATATTCGCGCttaaaaatacctaaaaaaaaaaataaataaacaaacgaaaaatatcaaaacaattttttgcaaacactttttttattattttttcgtcaaatatttagatattttaagCACTTATCCACTAAAacgaaatttatttcaattaaaaacacaaaaaaaggcaCACCGCCTCCGccatgtttgtagtttgttctgttcataaaaaaatgtaaacacaaattgaaaaaaaaatcaggaaacgaaaatttgaaacactttcttcattattttgttcatttatttatttattttgttaatttatttgaagtattacaccactaaaaaaaaaaaaaacaaataaaaaaaaacagaagaaaaaagccGCACCGCCATGTTTGtagtttcttttgtttattttgtgcgaagtgcgaaaggaacaaatatagaaaacagagaaagcactaccttttgacaGCAAATGTCATTCATTAAAACTTccctcttttcgccgtctagtagagctagaaagacctggaatcattttttttttcaatttttgtatggaaaagtcaaacgactagcagtccatatatacattgacctactataatatatggactgctacacggagaaaaaataaggtatgaaccaccttatttctggtatatttaactttaatgtaaagtttaaatagggatgactccccaataaaatggaatttaccttacttttttagtaaatttatagcttatgattaactttacagtaaagcctttttttgtatgaatttctaatagaaattactagaaagttaggtacatatttaaccttactataaggctgaaaatactgatttttaaagtaaattgaacttctctatggaaggtatataatt
Proteins encoded in this region:
- the LOC129906671 gene encoding E3 ubiquitin-protein ligase Topors-like, whose amino-acid sequence is MAESPVLDFRNDFSPTIPEITINVQCPSTPGPQLNIKSPELSTASSAEETETTARADGTNSPPPNCAICLGKCKNKCFTDSCMHQFCFKCLLEWSKVKPECPLCKQTFKSIIHNVKSFDQFEEYLVQQPVPVSPNPDSFAPFTIPAHLYPRLPSLYNRPVHIYMDDLAMNTLDLTGTSSSTSNNANANVIRSSSTYYRRILPPPSQLLDMYSQETIQGETGSGSLSQLWRRYVYDRKLFALPLADVSGRFRESSARFYRDNQSQTHRLIQWINRDIVCLLRNTDHDVNSVMEQINTWLLTVNILSPEFRRRLQPFLGTKTAHFIHELNNFARSPYDMIGYDRVVQYSSNSAEEIVIEFSSTSSAGSDVESVYNILSDPGTSRRTSSQPNATQANSGGGFNLYTTSTTASSQASAINLSTHNRGASGESSEGTTTTSTVEVINAPTSERPDNIVLSSTSSDECEFVLEQKPPHLRTPEMVSLNSNSDSDVVFVQETKTTPMPSGIAKWASTNSTRVRRAQRRRANPSLNNTSFSTSNSDSDGFNYADTCPSTSKKIKLDGREENAAAETSTGAPADFSPENDPIPKVKEEFNQGASTSTGLQSRYRGVRPNNVRTRYYRPVNDTSDSDDLDDSRSSASDSGLTTEISNSDSDSDTSWSKSRRKSNKQSLKRSRHRKLSKTTASSRKSRRQLPAPSTKSKRNKRTKSNKTVPNNKSTSSKKKKTIKRSRRKSSKSKSTRTKRRIVSQTSSSDEDEELIKINVDAQPWTSTLSSPISTPHRQSENEPTQSTSAQLRSVTSSPASNSTTTSDANEAAGPGRPSSNATLAAPADSFTPSSPDLPLDADDNPNAKLPIYSDSE